The Solanum pennellii chromosome 11, SPENNV200 genome contains a region encoding:
- the LOC107003043 gene encoding uncharacterized protein LOC107003043, with amino-acid sequence MSGTVSGVLIPFLFFVLVMSTHAAPISQAKGSEMVPLIEPGKAEKMMIMLNNTRRKLGSFQICALCTCCGGAKAVCLPTPCCYAINCNIPNRPFGYCSFTPKTCNCFGCHY; translated from the exons atgTCTGGTACTGTTAGTGGGGTTCTTATCCCCTTTCTATTCTTTGTGTTAGTTATGAGTACTCATGCTGCCCCAATTTCACAa GCAAAAGGGTCTGAGATGGTGCCTCTAATTGAGCCAGGGAAGGCAGAGAAAATGATGATAATGCTGAATAACACAAGGAGGAAGCTTGGGAGTTTTCAGATTTGTGCACTTTGCACTTGCTGTGGTGGGGCTAAAGCAGTATGCTTGCCTACTCCTTGTTGCTATGCTATCAATTGCAACATACCAAACAGGCCTTTTGGTTACTGTTCTTTCACTCCCAAAACTTGTAATTGTTTTGGATGCCATTACTAA